A portion of the Leptidea sinapis chromosome 13, ilLepSina1.1, whole genome shotgun sequence genome contains these proteins:
- the LOC126967427 gene encoding cytochrome c oxidase subunit 4 isoform 1, mitochondrial-like, whose product MSFICHCQLLINYFIQPSSFNFSSVLKKILSDPERVSNKRKMANFLLRRAILDAVRVPAGTRSVSELAKIGNREWVGYGFNGQPNYVDRPDYPLPAIRFQADNPDIQALRQKEKGDWRKLTLEEKKALYRASFCQTFAEFQAPTGEWKAILGWALVVASLSLWMYMGAKLFVYSPLPESFSEESQKAQLKRMLDMKVNPIDGLSSKWDYENNRWK is encoded by the exons atgtcaTTCATCTGTCATTGTCAACTTCTTATCAACTACTTTATTCAGCCTTCAAGTTTCAACTTTTCAAGTGTATTGAAGAAAATTCTTTCGGACCCTGAAAGAGTTTCTAACAAAAG AAAAATGGCCAACTTCCTGCTTCGCCGAGCAATTTTAGATGCTGTCAGAGTTCCAGCAGGAACTCGATCTGTTAGTGAACTTGCCAAG atTGGTAACCGAGAATGGGTGGGTTATGGTTTCAATGGCCAACCCAACTATGTTGATAGGCCTGACTACCCCCTACCAGCTATCAGGTTCCAAGCGGATAACCCTGACATTCAA GCTCTCCGTCAAAAAGAGAAGGGTGATTGGCGCAAGCTTACTTTGGAGGAGAAAAAGGCTTTGTACAGAGCCTCTTTCTGCCAGACCTTTGCTGAGTTCCAAGCTCCAACAGGGGAGTGGAAGGCAATCCTTGGTTGGGCCCTTGTGGTCGCATCACTCTCCCTCTGGATGTACATGGGAGCTAAGCTGTTTG TGTACAGTCCGCTGCCCGAGTCGTTCAGTGAGGAATCCCAGAAGGCTCAACTGAAGCGTATGTTGGACATGAAGGTGAACCCCATCGATGGTCTCTCGTCCAAGTGGGACTATGAGAACAACCGCTGGAAGTAG